In Lutra lutra chromosome 5, mLutLut1.2, whole genome shotgun sequence, a single genomic region encodes these proteins:
- the POU4F3 gene encoding POU domain, class 4, transcription factor 3, which yields MMAMNAKQPFGMHPVLQEPKFSSLHSGSEAMRRVCLPAPQLQGNIFGSFDESLLARAEALAAVDIVSHGKNHPFKPDATYHTMSSVPCTSTSSTVPISHPAALTSHPHHAVHQGLEGDLLEHISPTLSVSGLGAPEHSVMPAQIHPHHLGTMGHLHQAMGMSHPHAVAPHSAMPSCLSDVESDPRELEAFAERFKQRRIKLGVTQADVGAALANLKIPGVGSLSQSTICRFESLTLSHNNMIALKPVLQAWLEEAEAAYREKNSKPELFNGSERKRKRTSIAAPEKRSLEAYFAIQPRPSSEKIAAIAEKLDLKKNVVRVWFCNQRQKQKRMKYSAVH from the exons ATGATGGCCATGAACGCCAAGCAGCCTTTCGGCATGCACCCGGTGCTTCAAGAACCCAAATTCTCCAGCCTGCACTCCGGTTCCGAGGCCATGCGCCGAGTCTGTCTCCCAGCCCCGCAG CTGCAGGGTAATATATTTGGAAGCTTTGATGAGAGCCTGCTGGCACGCGCCGAAGCTCTGGCGGCGGTGGATATCGTCTCCCACGGCAAGAACCATCCGTTCAAGCCCGACGCCACCTACCATACCATGAGCAGCGTGCCCTGCACGTCCACTTCGTCCACCGTGCCCATATCCCACCCGGCCGCGCTCACCTCGCACCCGCATCACGCTGTGCACCAGGGCCTCGAGGGCGACCTGCTAGAGCACATCTCTCCCACGCTGAGCGTGAGCGGTTTGGGCGCCCCAGAGCATTCGGTGATGCCGGCGCAGATCCACCCGCACCACCTGGGCACCATGGGCCATCTGCACCAGGCCATGGGCATGAGTCACCCACATGCAGTGGCGCCTCACAGCGCCATGCCCTCATGCCTCAGCGACGTGGAGTCGGACCCCCGAGAGCTCGAGGCCTTCGCCGAGCGCTTCAAGCAGCGGCGCATCAAGCTGGGGGTGACTCAGGCGGACGTGGGCGCGGCTCTAGCCAACCTCAAGATCCCCGGAGTAGGCTCGCTCAGCCAGAGCACCATTTGCAGGTTCgagtctctcactctctcacacaaCAACATGATCGCGCTCAAGCCGGTGCTCCAGGCCtggctggaggaagcagaggccgCCTATCGAGAGAAAAACAGCAAGCCAGAGCTCTTCAACGGCAGCGAGCGGAAGCGCAAACGCACGTCCATCGCCGCGCCAGAGAAGCGCTCGCTGGAGGCCTACTTCGCCATCCAGCCGCGGCCCTCATCTGAGAAGATAGCGGCCATCGCCGAGAAACTGGACCTTAAAAAGAACGTGGTGAGGGTCTGGTTTTGcaaccagagacagaaacagaaacgAATGAAGTACTCGGCTGTCCATTGA